The proteins below come from a single Stomoxys calcitrans chromosome 1, idStoCalc2.1, whole genome shotgun sequence genomic window:
- the LOC131996789 gene encoding uncharacterized protein K02A2.6-like yields MVLNEPYRSHFELVKTKALARSYIWWPGLDKDIENSIKNCLQSQKLQSSAKKSSLISWVPNDSVWICGSLQEITTAFTVSTLRELFSRYGIVDTLVSDNGTQFTSHDFQTILSLNGIKHILTAPGRQLMVKLRTLLKH; encoded by the exons ATGGTTCTAAATGAACCTTATCGTTCTCATTTTGAATTAGTCAAAACTAAAGCCCTTGCAAGGTCATACATATGGTGGCCAGGCCTTGACAAAGACATCGAGAACTCAATCAAGAACTGTCTACAGTCCCAAAAACTTCAATCCAGTGCTAAGAAAAGCAGTTTAATATCATGGGTGCCAAATGATTCGGTATGGA TTTGTGGAAGTCTTCAAGAAATTACGACAGCATTCACTGTTTCAACGTTACGAGAACTGTTCTCACGCTATGGTATTGTCGACACACTTGTTAGTGACAATGGTACACAATTCACGTCACATGACTTTCaaacaattttgtccttaaatgGAATTAAACACATTTTAACTGCACCTGGACGTCAACTAATGGTCAAGCTGAGAACTTtgttaaaacattaa